A genomic region of Amphiura filiformis chromosome 6, Afil_fr2py, whole genome shotgun sequence contains the following coding sequences:
- the LOC140155228 gene encoding cytochrome P450 2D10-like, producing MAFMNLSLIGFTTTAILTLVIFFCLILLYIVKSYGHKNVGEAFEAKYPAGPPGLPIVGNLLTAGKEGWLEKQVEVYGDIFTFKIGTIPIVYLHGKALKDALNCSNFLSQRAPIPAMYDYFKDRGIAGASFHGFWKKQRSFAVRIMHSFNLGRTAGQDSIISEVDKLMQFLRKKEGKEFDPDIILQLATANVISAFAYGHQFAYDDAYHIKMMNNLSECMRSLSYRCVIMFFPTLCKLPYIGAKVVFDYFDALRAQQRVEIEQHKTNLDKNNPKDFIDHYLIEMEKTGSAHVGFTDDNLEICLLEFFMAGTTSSASTIYWCMLMLILHPDIQVKIQEELDHVIPKEQAFVTINDQTRCLYTQAVIYETQRFGSIAPFSMRAATEDTLYEKYRIPKGTFFIADFLGTMLSSKLWTNPKEFKPERFLSKEEPVTLVKQEFLVPYSSGRRNCLGERLARAELFLFIANICRNFNIRLPHGSPMPPCTPSIGFNRVPKPFKACFITRQYETHVDTVSMK from the exons ATGGCTTTCATGAATCTGTCTCTGATTGGCTTCACAACAACTGCTATCCTAACTTTGGTGATCTTTTTCTGTCTGATACTATTGTATATCGTCAAATCGTATGGTCACAAAAACGTTGGAGAAGCATTTGAAGCTAAATATCCAGCGGGACCGCCAGGGTTGCCTATTGTCGGCAATCTCCTTACCGCTGGCAAAGAAGGGTGGTTGGAGAAGCAGGTCGAGGTTTATGGTGATATTTTCACCTTCAAAATAGGCACGATACCGATAGTCTACTTACACGGCAAAGCTTTGAAGGATGCTTTAAATTGCAGCAATTTTCTGTCCCAAAGAGCTCCTATACCGGCTATGTATGATTATTTCAAAGACCGAG GTATAGCTGGGGCTTCATTTCATGGCTTTTGGAAGAAGCAACGATCTTTCGCGGTCCGCATCATGCACAGCTTCAATCTAGGAAGAACCGCGGGGCAAGATAGCATCATCAGCGAGGTAGATAAGCTCATGCAGTTtctgagaaagaaagaaggaaaggagTTCGATCCGGACATAATTTTGCAGCTAGCAACTGCGAATGTCATCAGTGCATTTGCATATGGTCACCAGTTCGCTTACGACGATGCGTATCACATTAAAATGATGAACAACTTGAGTGAGTGTATGCGGTCATTATCCTACAGGTGTGTCATAATGTTCTTCCCAACACTCTGCAAATTGCCCTACATCGGAGCCAAAGTCGTCTTTGACTATTTTGATGCACTAAGAGCTCAACAAAGAGTAGAAATTGAGCAACACAAGACAAATCTGGACAAAAATAATCCAAAAGATTTCATCGATCATTATCTGATTGAGATGGAAAAGACTGGAAGCGCACATGTTGGCTTTACCGATGACAACCTTGAGATCTGTCTTCTTGAATTTTTCATGGCTGGTACTACATCGTCAGCATCTACCATTTATTGGTGCATGCTAATGCTTATCTTGCACCCAGATATACAAGTTAAAATACAAGAAGAACTCGATCATGTCATCCCAAAAGAACAAGCTTTTGTAACAATAAACGATCAAACTCGTTGTCTCTACACTCAAGCGGTTATTTACGAAACCCAACGTTTTGGCTCCATTGCACCGTTTTCTATGCGAGCTGCAACGGAAGATACCCTGTATGAAAAGTACCGCATTCCGAAGGGAACATTTTTCATAGCTGACTTCTTGGGCACGATGTTGAGTTCCAAACTGTGGACCAATCCGAAGGAATTCAAACCAGAACGATTCCTGAGCAAGGAAGAACCGGTGACTTTGGTCAAACAAGAGTTTCTTGTACCATATTCTTCAG GACGCCGAAACTGCCTCGGAGAACGATTGGCTAGGGCAGAACTATTTTTATTTATTGCCAATATCTGTCGAAACTTCAATATCCGCCTGCCTCATGGAAGTCCAATGCCTCCGTGTACTCCCAGTATTGGATTCAACAGGGTTCCTAAGCCATTCAAGGCATGCTTCATAACGCGTCAGTATGAAACTCACGTGGACACAGTGAGTATGAAGTGA
- the LOC140155227 gene encoding cytochrome P450 2D20-like: MAFMNLTMIGFSTTTILTLVVILCLILLYIVKSNGQKNVEGEVFEAKYPAGPPGLPVVGNLLTAGKEGWLEKQVEVYGDIFTFKVGTIPIVYVHGKALKDALNCGNLLSNRAPIPAMYDYFKDRGLVGASFHTFWKKQRSFAVRVMQSFNLGRTAGQDSIISEVDKLMQFLRKKGGKEFDPCLTLQLATANVISAFAYGHQFAYDDEYHVSLINNLRECLQSLSYRCVIMFFPRLCKLPYIGVKIVFDYFDTLRAQQRVEIEQHKTNLDKNNPKDFIDHYLIEMEKTGSTHDGFTEDNLELCLVDFFMAGTESSASTIHWCMLMLILHPDIQIKIQQELDDVIPKEQTFVTMSDQTRCVYTQAVINETQRFGCVAPFTMRAATEDALYEKYHIPKGTYFMIDYLGTMLSPKLWNNPKEFKPERFLSKEKPVTLVKQEYLLPFSSGRRNCLGERLARAELFLFIANICRNFNIRLPHGSPRPSCTPSIGFTRIPKPFKACFIPRQHETHVDTVCSDHN, translated from the exons ATGGCTTTCATGAATCTGACTATGATTGGCTTCTCAACAACTACCATCCTAACTTTGGTGGTCATCCTCTGCCTGATACTGTTGTATATCGTCAAATCTAATGGTCAGAAAAACGTTGAAGGAGAAGTATTTGAAGCTAAATATCCAGCAGGACCGCCAGGGTTGCCTGTTGTCGGCAATCTCCTTACCGCTGGCAAAGAAGGATGGCTGGAGAAACAGGTCGAGGTTTATGGTGATATTTTCACCTTCAAAGTAGGCACGATACCGATAGTCTACGTACACGGCAAAGCTTTGAAGGATGCTTTAAACTGCGGTAATCTCCTGTCCAACAGAGCTCCAATACCGGCTATGTATGACTATTTCAAAGATCGAG GTCTTGTTGGGGCTTCTTTTCATACCTTTTGGAAGAAGCAACGATCCTTCGCGGTCCGCGTCATGCAAAGCTTCAATCTAGGAAGAACCGCGGGGCAAGATAGCATCATCAGCGAGGTAGATAAGCTCATGCAGTTTCtgagaaagaaaggaggaaaagaGTTCGATCCTTGCTTAACTTTGCAACTGGCAACTGCGAATGTCATCAGTGCATTTGCATATGGTCACCAGTTCGCTTACGATGATGAGTATCACGTTTCACTGATTAACAACTTGCGTGAGTGTCTCCAGTCATTATCCTACAGGTGTGTAATAATGTTCTTCCCAAGACTCTGCAAATTGCCATACATCGGGGTAAAAATCGTCTTTGACTATTTTGATACATTAAGAGCTCAACAAAGAGTAGAAATCGAGCAACACAAGACAAATCTGGACAAAAACAATCCGAAAGATTTCATCGATCATTATCTAATTGAGATGGAAAAGACTGGTAGCACACATGATGGCTTTACTGAGGACAACCTTGAGCTCTGTCTTGTCGATTTTTTCATGGCTGGTACTGAATCGTCAGCATCTACAATCCATTGGTGCATGTTGATGCTTATCTTGCATCCAGATATACAAATTAAGATACAACAGGAACTTGATGATGTCATCCCAAAAGAGCAAACGTTTGTAACAATGAGTGATCAAACTCGTTGTGTCTACACTCAAGCGGTTATTAACGAAACCCAACGCTTTGGCTGCGTTGCCCCGTTTACAATGCGAGCTGCAACAGAAGATGCCCTGTATGAAAAGTACCACATTCCGAAAGGAACATATTTCATGATTGACTACTTGGGGACGATGTTGAGTCCCAAACTGTGGAACAATCCGAAGGAATTCAAACCAGAACGATTCTTGAGCAAAGAAAAGCCGGTGACTTTGGTCAAACAAGAGTATCTTTTGCCATTTTCTTCAG GACGCCGAAACTGCCTCGGAGAACGATTGGCTAGGGCAGAACTGTTCTTATTTATTGCCAATATCTGTCGAAACTTCAACATTCGCCTTCCTCATGGAAGTCCGCGACCTTCGTGTACTCCCAGTATTGGGTTCACCAGAATCCCTAAACCATTCAAGGCATGCTTCATACCGCGCCAGCATGAAACTCACGTGGACACAGTCTGCAGTGATCATAATTAA